One genomic segment of Pandoraea sputorum includes these proteins:
- a CDS encoding FadR/GntR family transcriptional regulator: MSFDPIVQVSVSEQVAQRLLTMIRAGLLKPGQQLPPERDLASMLGVGRPAVREAIRGLALLGLLRIRQGEGTFVGSLEMRELLEPLEMVIELNAGTLESLFDARLVIEPGVAALAATQISDEDIVRLHALVDDEQALLGDPETFSAADMAFHETIIDACENPFLQSIANSLYLLGKKSRRVTSQVDGVLERSLQDHRHILDALEARDPERAAQAMRQHLCRVRDAYAASVVSAESAVTANDEDAAVAAHAATNI, translated from the coding sequence ATGTCATTCGATCCCATCGTGCAGGTTTCCGTCTCGGAGCAGGTCGCGCAGCGCTTGCTCACGATGATCCGCGCCGGGCTGCTCAAGCCCGGCCAGCAACTGCCGCCCGAGCGCGACCTCGCCAGCATGCTGGGCGTCGGACGCCCGGCCGTACGCGAGGCGATTCGCGGGCTGGCGCTGCTTGGATTGCTGCGCATCCGGCAGGGTGAGGGGACGTTCGTCGGTTCGCTCGAAATGCGGGAGTTGCTCGAACCGCTGGAGATGGTCATCGAGCTCAACGCTGGCACGCTTGAATCGCTGTTCGACGCGCGTCTGGTCATCGAGCCCGGCGTCGCCGCGCTGGCGGCCACGCAGATCAGCGACGAGGACATCGTACGTCTGCATGCACTCGTCGATGACGAACAGGCGCTGCTGGGCGATCCTGAAACGTTCTCGGCGGCCGATATGGCCTTCCACGAAACGATCATTGATGCCTGCGAGAACCCGTTCCTGCAAAGTATCGCGAACAGTCTCTACCTGCTAGGCAAGAAGAGCCGCCGTGTGACGTCGCAAGTGGATGGTGTGCTCGAACGCAGCTTGCAGGATCATCGCCATATTCTCGACGCGCTGGAGGCGCGAGACCCCGAGCGGGCCGCACAGGCGATGCGTCAGCATCTGTGCCGCGTGCGCGACGCCTATGCGGCGTCCGTCGTGTCGGCCGAGTCCGCCGTGACGGCGAATGACGAAGACGCCGCTGTAGCCGCGCACGCTGCCACGAACATCTAA
- a CDS encoding calcium:proton antiporter encodes MSSSKTAKLGHWTMYMPIVALIALGVAAFLPNAAALTLCAAALAGAVFSAVHHAETVAHKVGEPFGTLVLAVAVTIIEVALIVSVMLSGGPDKAGLARDTVFAAIMIVSTGIVGLCLLFGGVRHHTQGFHVEGASAALAVLCALSVLTLVLPNYTNSVVGPGLTASQLAFEGVISLVLYMVFVFVQTVSHRDYFLAKAPSEEVHVPPPSRRTAVLSLGLLVVALVAVVGLAKKLSPAVEQAVATAGAPKAVVGIVIAALVLLPEGLAALRAARANKLQTSLNLALGSALASIGLTIPTVAAVSLLLDQQIELGLAPKETVLLAITLLVSVLTLGTGRTTVLQGAVHLVLFAAFLFLAIVP; translated from the coding sequence ATGTCCTCCTCAAAGACCGCCAAGCTGGGCCACTGGACGATGTACATGCCAATCGTGGCCCTCATTGCCCTCGGCGTTGCCGCGTTTTTGCCGAACGCTGCGGCGCTCACGTTGTGTGCAGCGGCGCTCGCCGGGGCCGTGTTCTCAGCCGTGCACCACGCCGAGACCGTCGCCCACAAGGTCGGCGAACCATTCGGCACGCTGGTCCTTGCCGTGGCCGTGACCATCATCGAAGTGGCGCTGATCGTCTCGGTGATGCTCTCCGGCGGACCGGACAAAGCGGGGTTGGCGCGCGACACTGTGTTTGCCGCGATCATGATCGTCTCGACGGGGATCGTCGGCTTATGCCTGCTGTTCGGCGGGGTGCGTCACCACACGCAGGGCTTTCACGTGGAAGGCGCGAGCGCAGCGCTCGCCGTGCTCTGCGCGCTGTCCGTGCTCACGCTGGTCCTGCCGAACTACACGAATTCCGTGGTCGGCCCGGGGCTCACGGCGTCGCAACTCGCGTTCGAAGGCGTGATCTCGCTGGTGCTTTATATGGTGTTCGTGTTCGTGCAGACGGTGAGCCATCGCGATTACTTCCTGGCGAAAGCGCCGAGCGAAGAAGTCCACGTGCCGCCGCCCTCGCGCCGTACGGCAGTGTTGAGTCTGGGCTTGCTGGTCGTGGCGCTGGTGGCAGTGGTGGGACTGGCGAAAAAGCTCTCGCCCGCCGTGGAACAGGCGGTGGCCACGGCAGGCGCGCCGAAGGCGGTGGTGGGGATCGTGATTGCTGCGTTGGTGCTGCTGCCCGAGGGGCTGGCCGCGCTGCGCGCCGCTCGTGCCAACAAGCTCCAGACGAGTCTGAATCTGGCACTCGGTTCGGCGCTGGCCAGTATCGGCCTGACAATTCCGACGGTGGCCGCAGTGTCTCTATTGCTCGATCAGCAGATCGAACTGGGACTCGCGCCGAAAGAGACGGTGCTGCTCGCCATCACGCTGCTGGTCAGCGTGCTCACGCTCGGCACCGGACGCACGACCGTGTTGCAAGGTGCCGTCCACCTGGTGCTGTTCGCGGCGTTTCTGTTCCTGGCGATCGTACCGTGA
- a CDS encoding riboflavin synthase — MFTGIVQGTATLSSIEDRDGMRTLELAFPEGFCEDLTLGASVSVDGCCLTVTQLLSPTAASFDVILQSLNVTTLGSFGAGAQVNVERAAKDGAEIGGHPLSGHIDFSTEILSVRTSDTNRVLRIAIPEAFRKYVFAKGYIAINGASLTVSEVNRQEGWFEVWLIPETRRMTTFEEKGAGSRVNIEIERSTQVVVDTVREAVQESLGRLQPVLEALLKEKGLSLDDFVAVPKLPADKA, encoded by the coding sequence ATGTTCACCGGAATTGTTCAAGGCACGGCCACGCTGTCGTCCATCGAAGATCGCGACGGCATGCGCACGCTCGAACTGGCGTTTCCCGAAGGCTTCTGCGAAGACCTGACCCTCGGCGCCAGCGTCTCGGTTGACGGCTGCTGCCTGACGGTCACGCAACTGCTCTCGCCCACCGCCGCGTCGTTCGACGTCATCCTCCAAAGCCTGAACGTGACGACGCTCGGCAGCTTCGGCGCCGGCGCACAGGTCAACGTAGAGCGCGCCGCCAAGGATGGCGCGGAGATCGGCGGCCACCCGCTCTCGGGCCACATCGACTTCTCGACCGAAATCCTCAGTGTGCGCACCTCGGATACGAACCGCGTGCTGCGCATCGCGATTCCCGAAGCGTTCCGCAAGTATGTCTTCGCCAAAGGCTACATCGCGATCAACGGCGCGAGCCTGACGGTCTCGGAAGTGAACCGGCAGGAAGGCTGGTTCGAGGTGTGGCTGATTCCGGAAACGCGCCGCATGACGACGTTCGAGGAGAAGGGGGCCGGCTCGCGCGTCAATATCGAAATCGAACGTAGCACGCAGGTGGTCGTCGACACGGTCCGCGAAGCGGTGCAGGAAAGCCTCGGCCGCCTGCAGCCGGTGCTCGAAGCCCTGCTCAAGGAAAAGGGACTCTCGCTCGACGACTTCGTCGCGGTGCCGAAGCTGCCCGCCGACAAGGCATAA
- the xth gene encoding exodeoxyribonuclease III translates to MQLATWNVNSLKVRLGHVQDWLRSNPVDVLCLQELKLTDENFPITEIAALGYTSHFTGQKTYNGVALLVNHAKVGEATDLVKNLPNFPDEQQRLITATIGGVRVVCGYFPNGQSLDSDKFVYKLNWLDALTHWLSDELQRHPQLALLGDYNIAPEDRDVHDPAKWEGCNLVSPQERQAFARLQGLGLRDTFRMFEQPEKTFSWWDYRMGAFRRNAGLRIDHVLASAALAARCTGCEIDRVPRTWEQPSDHTPVVATFKD, encoded by the coding sequence ATGCAACTTGCCACCTGGAACGTCAACTCGCTCAAAGTTCGCCTCGGACATGTGCAGGACTGGCTGCGCAGCAACCCCGTCGACGTGCTCTGCCTTCAGGAACTGAAGCTCACCGACGAGAACTTTCCGATTACGGAAATTGCCGCGCTCGGCTACACATCGCACTTCACCGGGCAGAAGACGTATAACGGCGTTGCGCTGCTCGTGAATCACGCCAAGGTCGGAGAAGCGACCGATCTCGTCAAGAATCTGCCGAATTTCCCCGATGAGCAACAACGTCTGATCACAGCGACCATCGGCGGCGTACGGGTCGTCTGCGGCTACTTCCCGAACGGTCAGTCGCTCGATTCAGACAAGTTCGTCTACAAGCTGAACTGGCTGGACGCCCTCACCCACTGGCTGTCGGACGAATTGCAGCGTCACCCGCAGCTCGCGCTGCTCGGCGATTACAACATCGCGCCGGAAGACCGCGACGTGCACGATCCGGCGAAATGGGAAGGCTGCAACCTGGTGTCGCCTCAGGAGCGTCAGGCGTTCGCGCGCCTGCAAGGGCTCGGTTTGCGCGACACGTTCCGCATGTTCGAGCAGCCGGAAAAGACGTTCAGTTGGTGGGATTACCGCATGGGCGCGTTCCGACGCAACGCCGGACTGCGCATCGATCACGTGCTCGCTTCCGCCGCACTTGCCGCGCGCTGCACCGGCTGCGAGATCGATCGCGTGCCCCGGACCTGGGAACAGCCGTCGGACCACACGCCGGTCGTTGCCACGTTCAAGGACTGA
- a CDS encoding flagellar brake protein: MHSTCIASGYPGFVAVNRRELDAHVPLSWPLFDADGTPLLAAGERLPSEADLDWLFTMFAPHRPLPEGAATGEAAGRTEAANSASPLGAGASTVYLHGLPVPLPIGAWIQVRVAPDAEMTRVRARLIGRAPNGMLIITPPAAGDSRMPMVAGDRLALWTFPGDNLYEFTCDVHSVHHGPFDYVVLSRPSQVRETPVRRTPRVDTRLVARLSPIDETSRASLTRMLADPQDTPEWLVLVRDISADGAGIVAKAPLPDRCLHVAVQFRVPIGADIVPIVGMAAVRSVEGPRADGTWAYGLEFMQMETRNKAAIRCFVYESRLTDPRASQ, encoded by the coding sequence ATGCACTCGACTTGTATTGCGTCAGGTTATCCGGGGTTCGTGGCGGTCAATCGTCGCGAGCTTGACGCTCACGTCCCACTCTCCTGGCCACTGTTCGACGCCGACGGCACACCATTGCTGGCGGCGGGCGAGCGTCTGCCGTCCGAAGCCGATCTCGACTGGCTTTTCACGATGTTTGCACCTCACCGGCCGCTCCCCGAGGGCGCGGCAACAGGTGAGGCCGCTGGTCGGACGGAGGCTGCGAATTCGGCGTCGCCGCTCGGTGCAGGGGCATCGACGGTCTATTTGCACGGGTTGCCCGTTCCGCTACCGATCGGTGCGTGGATTCAGGTGCGAGTGGCACCGGACGCCGAGATGACGCGCGTGCGGGCTCGCCTGATCGGTCGGGCGCCCAATGGCATGCTGATCATCACGCCTCCCGCGGCGGGAGACTCGCGCATGCCGATGGTGGCGGGAGATCGACTGGCGCTGTGGACGTTTCCGGGCGACAACCTCTACGAATTCACGTGCGACGTGCATAGCGTGCACCACGGTCCGTTCGATTACGTGGTGCTGTCGCGTCCGTCGCAAGTGCGGGAGACGCCGGTGCGTCGTACACCGCGTGTCGACACACGACTCGTGGCGCGGCTATCGCCTATCGACGAGACGTCGCGAGCGTCGCTTACGCGCATGCTGGCCGACCCGCAGGACACTCCGGAGTGGCTGGTGCTGGTGCGCGACATCAGTGCAGACGGCGCGGGCATCGTGGCGAAGGCCCCGTTGCCGGACAGATGCCTTCACGTTGCGGTGCAGTTCCGGGTGCCGATAGGGGCGGATATCGTGCCGATCGTCGGGATGGCGGCAGTGCGCAGCGTCGAAGGACCACGGGCGGACGGCACGTGGGCTTATGGTCTCGAGTTCATGCAGATGGAGACGCGTAACAAGGCCGCGATTCGTTGTTTCGTCTACGAGTCGAGACTCACGGATCCACGCGCGAGCCAGTAG